From the genome of Cydia amplana chromosome 24, ilCydAmpl1.1, whole genome shotgun sequence:
GCTAGTCGAGTCTTTGATGACATTAGGTACGGAGTTGTAGGCAATCGGTCCCATGACGTCAAGCGATCGTCGAGACTTAGCGAGTCGATGCTTTGGGATTTGTAATCGTGGTCGCCTTCGCGACGAGGTGTCACAATTTTTAGCGCtagatttgtaattttgtatattTGACCTTACATACATGCACACAGTCAATATGTATACAGACGGTAACgttaaaattttatgttttttaaacaaagactGAGCAGGATAGTCAAATGGTTTTCCATCAATTATACGCAGGGCTCGTTTTTGCATCTTAAACACTCTGTCGCGATCTGCCGCTGTGCACCAGAGATCTACACCCTGCGTAAGAATCGAGTGGAAATATCCATAGTAAGCTGTTTTGGTGTTCTCTATAGACAAACTGGGCGCTATCCTGGACAGTGCGAAACACGCTGCggccaatttgtcacaagtcgCATGTATGTGTGGTGCCCACTTTAGGCCGGCGTCAATATAGAAGCCTAGGTACTTAGCCGTTTCGACTTGTGGAATTGGGgtgttatttaatataatatccaGATCGGGCTTATTTGACTTTTTTAACTGGAAGTGGACAATATTTGTTTTTTCTAGGTTTAGAAGCATGCCATTGGCAGAAAACCATTCGACCAGTTTATTCATGACGTGACAGATCCTTGATTTTAAGCCATCATAGTCATCTGCATGGACAATAACACATGTGTCATCGGCAAACATAACATATTCTTGGCCCTGGCAAGCTGACGTGATATCATTTACCAGGACCAAGAATAGGTTATTCCCACACACAGAGCCCTGAGGCACGGCGCAGTCACCTATAGACTCCATGTCAGACTTCGAGTTAAGCACGTACGTACATTGTTTACGCTCATCCAAAAATGATGCTATTATATCGAGGAAGGTACCGGTGACTCCGTAGTGAGAAAGCTTACTGAGGAGGAGCGAGTGATCTATCATCTCGAAGGCGCGCGACAAGTCACAGAAAATGGCTGCGACCTGCCTCGAGCCCTCGAGGTGTGTCATCACCCGCCCCACGACATCGCGAGCTGCATCAGTTGTCGATCGGCCCGGCTGATAGGCATACTGCTGGCTGTTCAGTAATCTATTGCGAGTAAAATGTTCCATAAGTCTATTACTCAGCAACCTTTCAAACACCTTCGAAATCACAGGCACCAATGAGATGGGTCTGTAAGACTTGGGTAAATGCAGTTCACCCTTACCCTTATAAATTGGCATAacctttattaattttagtatttcGGGATATACACCAACACTAACGCATTCGTTGAATAGTGTTAGGAGTAAAGATATAACACAAGGAGGCAAACAATCCAAGATATGTGTCGACATGTCGTTTATGTCTTTAGATGTCTTACGTTTTATTTGTTTGCATACTTCGATCAATTCACTCAGGGTAAATGGAGTAAAGATAAGAGGGGAGGGAGTATTGTCTAAGTAACTATGTAGATATTTTAAGGCAGTAGGAGTGCATGGTCTcgtattgtttacatttgcCTCAACATAGTACTTGTTTAACAAGGCGGCGGAGGCGGTGGCTCGGGCATCCTGACAGTCGCCTGCGGCCCTGCTAACAAGTATGTCAATCGCTCTGTTCATGTTTTTTATACTTCTGCACGTTTCGTTTGATACTATGCGCCATATACTACGCGACATATCGTGACCGCTGCTGTTTGATATTTGACTGTTTATGTGATTCTTACGTACTTTTTTTAGAAGGGACCAGTAGGAAAGTTCTAACGTATGAAGCTTCGAACGCGCCACAGAGTCATTTGGGTTTTGACTTAGTTTTACTTTaagttttttaataatgtttctCTGTTTTTTCACGGTGTCATTGACCCACACATCGCAGGAGTTTTTAACAGGATGATTCCTAACAGGAAAATGTACATCGAAGTAATGCTTTAAAACATTTATAACAGATTTTGTCTTCTCATTTGGGCAGTTGCTTTTACTCAAGACTTCATCCCAATTTTGGAAATTTAGACTACGAGTGAAGTCCTGCTTATTAGAAAGTGAGAACTTTCGTTTTAAAACATGGCATTTGGATTGTAATCGGTGCTTTATATTAATACCAATAATCAATGATAAATGATCGGATAAATGCATTTCATTacagttaattttatttatatcggaCTTAATTATATTCGAGTATGCATGGTCAATACATTTTTGAGAGGTATTTGTTATCCTGGTCGGTTTCTTTACAAGGTTTCTAAATCCATAAGACTTAATTTTGTCTAGCAACTGATTAGTAATATTACAATTTGTCAATATGTCAATATTAATGTCACCTACtataattacattattattttgaatagcAATAAAATCCAATAATtgattcaatttatttaaatataacgtGATGTCACCACCGGGCGGTCTATATAAACATACTATAATGAGGTCAAGGCCGATGCACTCAATTGCACACGCTTCAAATTGCATTTCGACTGACAAGTCTGTAACTTCCTTGCGCTCCATTGTCAGGATTTCAGGTCTCGTATATACGCAAACTCCTCCACCCATTCGCGAGGATCGGCAGTAGTGGCTCCGGAGCTCATAGTTGAGTATGTTTACTGAtgttatttgatttgaattaAGCCAGTGTTCAGATAAACACAATACATCTATGTTTTTAAGTAACTGTAGTTCGCTTTCCAGTTTATAGGTTTTATTAGCTAGTCGATTTATGTTTAAGTGAAGTAAGTTAACCTTGGCTCGAGGAGGCGATTTCTGTCGGGCTGCCGGCGGTGCGGGGGCGGAGGCGCCTGTCGCTGGCGGGGGTCTGGCGCTGCGACCGGTTTGACGAGCGCCCCGCTCGCCCGGCGCCTCGGCGAAACCACTCGCTAACCTCAGTCCCTGGCGGCCAGTTGTCTGGATGCATGAAATATTCGAATGTGCTGCTAGGCAATACTATTGCGAATGATGCGTAATGTTGGTGTTTGAGTGTCAGTTTAGATACGTGATAATCGTGCCCTGCGTTTTTGCTCTGCATGTAGTTCCTTAGGGAGTCAGTGGTAGTGTCCGGTTTGAAGAAGCAGGCATGGATTTTCTTCGTCCGCTCGACAGTTTGCAGGTTTTTATCTATAGGGCCGGCGCCATGGATCACAGTTCGAGTTGAGTGACGGCGTCGTTTGCGTGGTTGTGCTGTTTCCCATTGCGATACGTTTTCGGAGTCTAACACTTGAGAAGCAACAtggttatagtttgtcaaaggactgtctcatttcaaatatagacagagagtatcatactacattggtcttacaccagtactagcacccaaaggaaaaggatgagtaagtatgttttattaaaaaaaatagtctacACTCAAggctcattcattcattttgcAATTATTCTGCATTTAAATTGACTAAATGAATCTTTTTTATTTAGCAGTACACATCAAAGAAGAACTACAGAATGGACATCATTCAGACAGTCTGAAGGAGGCAGAGTGTGTCAAGCAAGAGACGGAGTGTGGAAATGAAGTCAATGGAGATCCGTGCTCGGACAGTGAGTGTGGTGTGAGCGAGGCAGCCATGCTGTCCGGGCTGGACAACCATGGAGTGAAGGATGAGGTTGTGCAGCCGGAGTTGGTGCCCTCACAGACAGCCTCATGCTCCGGCAGTGAGTGTGGTGTGAGCGAGGCAGCCATGCTGGCCGGCCTGTACACAGACCATGACGTCAAAGATGAGCTTGTATTGGGACAGGAGTGTCCATATCGACCTGACGTCACTCTAGTAGTTAATGATAAGTTCTGAATTGTTTTATAATGAAGTGCACACTGTATTGATATCCATGATTTGGGAAAGtaaagtgaaataaaaataagactaCATTTTAATGTCCATTGTTTCCAGGTCGGGTTGGCTCTCTGCTCCGAGATTGCTGCGTGACACTCGAACGCCTCCCACACGTTGAGGCGCTCGCCAAGCGCAAAGACACAACTCATACTGACACGGAATCGGATACCGACGAATTATACGCTAGAGAGAAAGAACCAATATGTGACCTTTGTGGTGAAAAATTCAGTCTAAAGTCAGATTTATTGAAACACGTCATGGATCATATCCACAGCCCTTCAAGCGCGGAGCAGGAAGGGAGTGGGCACAGTTATGGTGAGTTTATTCAGTTATTTGTATGGTTGCGGTCAAAATCTGAGGACACAGTAATAAGTAGCAACATAGTACCTATAGAAACACGAATACATTGACAATTTGACATGTATAAGTGCATactatacttatttaaaaggCGGGTGGAATACTTTGATGAGCGCTCGCTTACTAAAGGAATTTGGTACAGAAAACTAAGTAGGAAACAGGTAGTATCACTCCTTAGGCTTCGTTCCGGGCACATTCCATCAAACAAATTCAAGCACCTGATGAAACTTGCTGCAACACCAAACTGCTCTGAGTGCGATATAATAGAAGACGTCCACCATGTGTTGATGGAATGTGTCCGCAACGAGTCGCTGAGGAGTGACATGACATTCATCAAAACTACCAACAGGGAGTTGCAACGTCGTCCTGGCATCGCCTCTATCGGACGAGGCCAGGATGATGTGCAACctgtacttaaaaataatgtagtggtgtaagtaattctacactactacattattactttatctcactacaggggtgacatagtcactgtgtgacaaaacccctttaaaattaagataaaaaaaaataaaaggcGGGTGTTAGCGGAACGGGTTACAATTTTACAGTAGATAACCAACCGGACTAGAACAAAAACTCGATCttcttatttccttattttctacTTTTGGTGCGTCCACCAACAACTTCAACATCTGTCGCTGACGCCTCGTACATGTTACTAGGCGGTATAGCAAAGAAAGGTttctttattaatattaattaaaataaattaaataagccTTTAATCCATATAAGAGACACCTGTAAAATACAGATTTAGATATTTGGTTTGTGAGATATACATTTGATTAAATTATAGAATGTCTCTTAGTGTGGTGTGTCTGTCGGCATAGGCCTCTTCCAGCTCTTTCCAGTGCTGTCTGTCCAGGGCTACTCTGGTCCAGTTGGGTCCTAGAGTAAGTTGGATGTCATCTTCCCATCTGGTTATTTGTTTTCCTTTTGTACGCTTACAGCCAAGTGGGTGCCAGTGCGTCACTTGTTTGCTCCATTTTTCCCTATTGTCACGCAGCATGTGGCCTGTCCACTTCCACTTTTGTTGGTCGATACGGTCGAGTATGTCCGTTACTTTTGTTCTTCGCCTTATTTCCTCGTTCCGGATTCTGTCCCTTAGTTTTGTACCAAGCATACTTCTCTCCATAGCACGTTGGCATTTAGTGAGTTTGTCTTTTTTAATATACCGATGTAATTTAATGACTTTGGATTATTTTTAGGCTACCTCGTCAACTGATAATTCGTTGAAACCATCTATGTGGTCTTATAACATGTTAAGACAATGTAACATTGTTTCAGCATTTGCTGGTCAATGGACGCAGGAGCATGAGCGCGCCCTGTGCCGCAAACACGCTATTCGGGACTGCTGCGTGCGCCTTGAACGCCTCCAACACCACGAGGCTCTCGCCGCCAACGACACCCAAAACATAACTCAAACTGACACGGAATCAGATACAGAGGAAGTACACACTAGAGTCGACTATGAGAAACCAACATGTGATCTTTGTGGAGAAAGTTTTGTACTGAAATCCGATTTGATGAAACATATCATGATTCATATCCATGTACCTACCACACGCCATCCACAAGCGAGTCCTGATAGGGAATCGGATACTGAAGAGAAAAACATCGATATTGACTGTGAGAATGAACCTACATGTGAATTTTGTGGCGAAGAATTTACTCTAGAATCAAATTTAATGAAACATGTTATGATCCATATGGACGTAGCTCGCACTAAACAATTGTATGAAAATTCAGAAATTCATACTTATGGGTGTGACATTTGCGGTAAAATATTTCAGCGAAAAAATAGCTTAAAGCATCATATTAAAACGCACTCAATACAGTCACAGTCTAAGGGCTTTAAATGCAATAACATAGGAGAGAAATCATACAACTGCGGAACATGTGGCAAGCGTTTCCTAGCTATAGATCTGTTGAAAATACATTTACTAATTCACACGGACATAAGACCATATCCGTGTGACGTATGTGAAACACAATTTAGATCTGGGAGTGAATTAGCAATTCATACACGGCTTCATACTGGCGAAAAACCATACCCATGCAAGATATGTGGAAAGAGTTTCGCATCTAATAGTGGGCTGAATGGACATATACGAATTCACCCTGGCTTTAGACCATATTTGTGTGACGTATGTAAAAAAGGATTTAGAACTAGGACtagtttaaaaattcatacacgGATTCATAGTGGGGAAAAACCATACACATGCAAGATATGTGGAAAGAGTTTCGCATCTAAGAGTGGGCTGAATGAACATATACGAACTCACCACGGCTTGACATCATACTACTGCGGAACATGTGGAAAGCGTTTCCCAACTAGAAAACAGTTGAATAGACATTTAATAATTCACACGGACATAAGACCGTATTCGTGCGACGTCTGTGAACAACGATTTAAATTTTCGagttatttaaaaattcatatacGGATTCATGGTGACATAAGACCATATTTGTGTGAGGTATGTGAAAAACGATTTAGAACTGGGActgatttaaaaattcatacacgCATTCATACTGGCGAAAAACCATACACATGCAAGATATGTGGAAAGAGTTTCGCATGTCAGAGTGGGCTGGATAGACATATACGAATTCACACCGGCATAAGACCATATTCGTGTGACGTATGTAAAAAACGCTTTGGAACTGCGTCTTGTTTAAAAGTTCATACACGGCTTCATACTGGCGAAAAGCCGTTTTCCTGTGAGATATGTAACATGCGGTATATGCGAAAACAATGTTTATTGATGCACAAATCCACCAGTCACGGATTGTGTAATTAATTTACGCGGGAGGGGTATTTTTTCTTACGAGAGGTTAGAGTTTTGATAAGATCACAATAATGCACTAAGTTAAGGTTAAACATTGATCAAGCGCGGACTGATCAAAATCATAAAAGATgaagaaaagttaaaaaaaacgtcataattGTTTTAATTGCATGAATGTGTACagaaagtgttatttatatgCAATTAACATAtacagatataaaaaaaatacttgacaCATTTGTCAAGCCTCAGGaaggtataataatattaaagttaCCACAAAGTCCACCGGTGGAGGAGGCCGGagtcgaaccggcgtcttcagcttGCACGGCTAATGTCacgggggcctagccaagatgacaattgttTGCAGAAAATGAAACAAAACGCGATCTCTCCTCCATCTGCTGCTGCTGCCTCACCTCTCCCGCATGCTGTCTTTGAATGGCTAGGCTAAGGTTGTAGAACATTTCAAGTCAACTACTGtaaagtacatacataatatcctataatatgcaatgaaattattcatgaaatcaaaaatatgccaaaataatataaaatagagcaataaaaaaaatcttacttgTGTTTCATTCCTCTACCTTGTACTGCCCCATGTGCATTATAATGTACACTCCGTTTCAATCTAATTATAGAACCAATCATAAACCCCAAGGTTaatagtcccatagaaaattcgaatttcgggcatgaatctagtataactggaagGGGTGagggtagggttgccatacgtcaggtACGTTTTGTCCCTCAAGAAGGCACGCgaataccacttctataggatcctaccttctatggttgACAGACTATGCAAGATGACATAATGAATGCATAATGTAAATACCACAGACAAGAAAATTATGGAACACCAAACGATTGTTCACattcgcggctcgtctcgtggctcgccgcgAGCGCGTAAGCACGTCGAGCTAATTATTACACTTTCGCCTCGTGGTCACAATAAGGTTTGTCGCCCAAAAACCACTCCCCCACGCGAGCCAGACGAGCTTGAgcccaccgtttacactcgcgtctcgtggcacGGCTCGCATCTCGGCTCGTGGCTCGCACGAGAATGTAAACGAGTGTAaggcatgaagttatattttttaaactggagcgagttgtcactttttttgccatactaatttgaaccttatcaccgagacagaaagttgttcgtaccagactagagaaaacggtccacttgagatagaaaaacccgagccctgtgtctcactcgcacatgttgccaatgttaaaaagataccatagtggtagaaattatatcaataaactactgaatttaattaccttcttatacaattttagtgctttattcagattacagttctgatatcttttaagtaatttgtaaataattatgatgccaatattattaactgattaaaccaagcgcatacacagcaaaaaaaacctaaattttagtatggtagaatttgtagtaactttaaatattaattggtatccccaacttgataacatttcttcaaaacacgtgaatgcgaaatttcttaaaaattgtgaagaaatgttgtgttaaaggttgttggagtgaaataattgctaattgtggaatattgtttcacaagaaagccacaattattacattttactataaaaatacaagacaacattgtcaaactcattagggtgactatgatgtcggcacgttgtgaatcggtctcacagaattcttattattaacgtaggtaatgtaaaagtaagtttaacttaataggtattatgtctttatttcggcatgtttaatttaagatttgttatagaataaattgccaaaatttaaaaccaaagtgcatAACTCCTTAaatattacagactctcatttatacataatattttgttacggaaaaggtgtgtcaaattgtttatataattaatataatatatgcaatcgattctttatagataggatacatttccgtcaatagaaaaaaggcaccaactttaaaaaaacgtcatatttgctaaacagatcttcaatgacgcttaaacttaaaacaagcaacaacggttgcactccgggagtgccgatagaaatgaaaactcaccactatgttaccgacgcccggtaaaacgatacatacgtttagcggaggtattctatttatttattatatattattatcattctcaaataagatcacactttttcattgacatatttatttacatactgccatgacaacgtcaaattatttgaacataggtaaagagtcttgaaaaggagtccgcaacataaatgtcaaataacattgagtttttctttattgatttaaatgcaatttaaattatgagtggccaccttacggggcttccggtcacgtgatcgccttacgccccttacggtcacgtgatcgccgtacgctgtctcgagttt
Proteins encoded in this window:
- the LOC134659072 gene encoding zinc finger protein OZF-like → MEDSSGLSECVRVKEEPAEPDAEPEHPPPGAAPVHIKEELQNGHHSDSLKEAECVKQETECGNEVNGDPCSDSECGVSEAAMLSGLDNHGVKDEVVQPELVPSQTASCSGSRVGSLLRDCCVTLERLPHVEALAKRKDTTHTDTESDTDELYAREKEPICDLCGEKFSLKSDLLKHVMDHIHSPSSAEQEGSGHSYAFAGQWTQEHERALCRKHAIRDCCVRLERLQHHEALAANDTQNITQTDTESDTEESFASNSGLNGHIRIHPGFRPYLCDVCKKGFRTRTSLKIHTRIHSGEKPYTCKICGKSFASKSGLNEHIRTHHGLTSYYCGTCGKRFPTRKQLNRHLIIHTDIRPYSCDVCEQRFKFSSYLKIHIRIHGDIRPYLCEVCEKRFRTGTDLKIHTRIHTGEKPYTCKICGKSFACQSGLDRHIRIHTGIRPYSCDTRKLWNTKRLFTFAARLVARRERVSTSS